The genomic window GGCGCTCCCGCACATCCTCTCCGTCGCCGCCGAGCTCGGCCTCTAGCACGCCGCCGGGTCGATCGCGACCCCGAGACCCGAGGATCGCCGCGTGCAAGAATTGCGATGAGCGGAGGTTGTGTTGGGGAAGCTGATCTATGGTGCGCCGACGTGGTCGATCGACTTCGAGGACCGCGAGCTCGCCCATCTGCGGATCGTGATCGTCACGAAGCTTCGTCGTGGCGAGGCCTTCTCCCTGTCCTGGGACTCCGACTCGTCCAGTGGGATGGGACGCAACTCCATCTGGCTGCACCAGGCGATCCCGTTGCAGTTCGTCTTCTTCGGCGGACGCGAGCCCACGCTCAACAGAGCGTGGGTCGAGGCCCTGATGGCGAAGGCGAACAGTGCCTCCGGCCTGGAGCTCGTCCCTGAACCTCAGCCCGATGAGAGCGCACGGCACTAGACCCGACGCGGCCGCGATCGCGCCGCTGAGAAGGAGCAGGACATGACTGTGGTGAACCGGCTGACCGTCGACGGGCGCGACTACTTCCTGCCCGATCCGGTCACCGAGCTGCGGGAGAAGATCCTCGAGGCCATCCGGTCCGGCGGCGGATACGTCAACATCCCTCCACTGCGTTCCGGGCCGGGCATCGACATCCTGTTCTCGCCGGGAATGCCCGTGACGTGGACGCAGATCGACGTCGGCGGAGATTCGACCGAAGAAGAGGAAGAGTTCGCGCCGACCGACTTCCCCGACCTCTGATCCCGAGCGTCACGACGCCATGAGGGCGTCGAGCTCGCCGAAGGGCATCGGCCGTCCGAGCAGATAGCCCTGCGCGCGGTCGCAGCCGAGTTCCCTCGCGCGGTCGAGGTGCTCCTGCGTCTCGATGCCCTCGGCCACGACGCGAAGGTCGCGATGCCGCGCCGTCTGCAGGGCGGACACCAGATGCGCCGGCGGCTCGGACGCCACGGCATGGATCAGGGACCGGTCCAGCTTCACCTCCGTGACCGGGAGCCGTTCGAGAGCCGCCGGAGAGGCATGCCCGGTGCCGAAGTCGTCCAGCGCGATGCCGACGCCCCGCCGGCGGAGTCGCTCGAGCTGTTCTCCGATGCCGTCGAGATCACCGAGCGGCCGCGACTCCGTGATCTCGAGCGTGAGCGAACCTGGAGCGACGGCCCGCTGCGCGAGCCGGGCGGTCAGGTGCTCGACGAACTCGTCCGTCACCAGCTGCACGGGAGAGACGTTCACCGCCACTTCGACGGGAAGACCCCTCGCCTGCCAGGTCTCGGCCGCATCGAGGCCCTCGTCCAGCACGAACCGGCCGATCGCGTCGATCGCGCCGATCTCCTCCGACAACGGGATGAACACGTCCGGATCCACGAGCCCGTGACGCGGGTGCAGCCAGCGGCACAGCACCTCGGCGGCGACGATGGCACCGGAGGCGAGGTCGATCTGGGGCTGGAAGGCGGCGAAGAGCTCCTCGCGATGGAGCGCGCCCATGAGGTCCGATGCGAGCTCTCCGTCCACGATCACCACCATGCCAGTCAGTACCACCATGGCGCGCGAGACAACCCGGTCCGCGTCCGACCCGAAGGGCGTATAGTGCGCACTTTCGTCCTCGCATGCCGCAGATCGTCGGCGATCACTTACGATCGACCGAGCGCGCGTGCCTGACGCACGCAAAACAGGAGCACCGATGGCATCCCCCCGGACACCGGATCCCCTGCGTCGCAACAACGTCGTTGTGACCGGCGACCCCGACGGACGCGTTATGGTGTTCGCGCACGGCTTCGGCTGCAGCCAAGCGGCGTGGGACCTCGTCGCCCCCCACTTCGAACGCGACTACAAGGTGGTGCTCTTCGACCACGTCGGCGCCGGCGATTCCGACGTGTCCGCCTACGATCGCGGCAAGTACGACTCGCTCGACGGGTACGCCGATGACGTGCTCGAGATCCTCGACGCGCTCGACGTGCACGACGTCGTGTTCGTCGGCCACTCCGTCAGCGCCATGATCGGGGTCCTCGCGGCCAACCGCGAACCGGCCCGGTTCGGCGATCTGATCCTGATCGGCCCGTCCCCGCGCTACACGAACGACGGCGCCTACCACGGGGGCTTCGAGCCCGAAGACATCGCTGCGCTCCTCGACGCGCTGGACGCCAACTACCTGGGATGGTCGAGCGCGACGGCCCCGATGATCATGGGGAACGCTGACCGGCCCGAGCTCGGCGCGCGTCTGGTCGCCAGCTTCTGCAGCATGGACCCGGCCATCGCGCGCCACTTCGCGCACGTGACGTTCCTCTCCGACAACCGCACCGATCTCGGCGAGGTCTCCGTGCCGACGCTGGTGGTGCAGAGCAGCGCCGATGCGATCGCGCCCGACGAGGTCGG from Microbacterium sulfonylureivorans includes these protein-coding regions:
- a CDS encoding ATP-dependent DNA ligase, with translation MGKLIYGAPTWSIDFEDRELAHLRIVIVTKLRRGEAFSLSWDSDSSSGMGRNSIWLHQAIPLQFVFFGGREPTLNRAWVEALMAKANSASGLELVPEPQPDESARH
- a CDS encoding alpha/beta fold hydrolase is translated as MASPRTPDPLRRNNVVVTGDPDGRVMVFAHGFGCSQAAWDLVAPHFERDYKVVLFDHVGAGDSDVSAYDRGKYDSLDGYADDVLEILDALDVHDVVFVGHSVSAMIGVLAANREPARFGDLILIGPSPRYTNDGAYHGGFEPEDIAALLDALDANYLGWSSATAPMIMGNADRPELGARLVASFCSMDPAIARHFAHVTFLSDNRTDLGEVSVPTLVVQSSADAIAPDEVGRYVHQAIPGSRLATLQTTGHVPILSGPDEVVAEMRSYLS
- a CDS encoding EAL domain-containing protein, which gives rise to MVVLTGMVVIVDGELASDLMGALHREELFAAFQPQIDLASGAIVAAEVLCRWLHPRHGLVDPDVFIPLSEEIGAIDAIGRFVLDEGLDAAETWQARGLPVEVAVNVSPVQLVTDEFVEHLTARLAQRAVAPGSLTLEITESRPLGDLDGIGEQLERLRRRGVGIALDDFGTGHASPAALERLPVTEVKLDRSLIHAVASEPPAHLVSALQTARHRDLRVVAEGIETQEHLDRARELGCDRAQGYLLGRPMPFGELDALMAS